From a region of the Roseivirga sp. 4D4 genome:
- a CDS encoding serine hydrolase domain-containing protein, producing MKTICLKFFFLIGFFLPTNSVGQTNQSDLNTKLAELDDFLSMAQGEVGFPGIAFAVMQGEEVILQKNLGYANLEHKVAVSHNTVFPLYSLTKPFIAVGVFSLIENGKLTLDDFASNYVDGLPDSWKNVQIKHLLSHSSGLPDMAGSNPYEIRDFTKEQAKDRVFEMPLIFQKGEKYAYNQTNFWLLKEIIEKVSGEELSDFIIHNQFPNANDEGVFFSADAREVIPGRATAYFPWVKGKLMIDTPYANGDYFLACNGFHITLENFIQWDQRLRTNHLISEASRNAMWKLFDYTNSEKSFAYGWEVTNLNNEIGYGFSGAMATFYRTYPKKNISIIFLSNGFASMYNQDALANGISSIMLGQ from the coding sequence ATGAAAACCATATGTCTTAAATTCTTTTTTCTGATTGGCTTTTTTCTACCGACTAACTCTGTTGGGCAGACTAACCAAAGCGATTTAAATACGAAACTCGCTGAACTCGATGACTTCCTTTCAATGGCTCAAGGGGAGGTGGGGTTTCCAGGAATAGCTTTTGCCGTAATGCAAGGAGAAGAAGTGATTTTACAGAAGAATTTAGGTTATGCCAATCTTGAACATAAAGTTGCTGTCTCTCACAATACCGTATTTCCGCTTTATTCCTTGACTAAGCCTTTTATTGCGGTGGGCGTGTTTTCACTTATCGAAAATGGCAAACTAACCTTAGATGACTTTGCCTCTAATTATGTAGACGGCCTACCGGATAGCTGGAAAAATGTTCAAATCAAACACCTTTTGTCCCATTCTTCAGGCCTGCCCGATATGGCGGGCTCTAACCCATATGAAATTAGAGATTTTACTAAAGAACAAGCTAAAGACAGGGTTTTCGAGATGCCTTTGATATTTCAAAAGGGAGAAAAGTATGCCTATAACCAAACAAATTTTTGGCTACTAAAGGAGATCATTGAAAAAGTCAGTGGTGAGGAGCTTTCGGATTTCATAATTCATAATCAATTTCCCAATGCTAATGACGAAGGAGTCTTTTTCTCAGCAGATGCTAGAGAGGTAATTCCGGGCAGAGCGACAGCATATTTTCCATGGGTAAAAGGAAAATTGATGATAGATACGCCTTACGCAAACGGAGATTATTTTTTAGCCTGCAATGGCTTTCATATCACATTGGAAAATTTCATTCAGTGGGATCAAAGGCTAAGGACCAATCACTTGATTTCTGAAGCCTCCAGAAATGCAATGTGGAAATTGTTTGATTACACTAATTCAGAAAAGTCATTTGCCTATGGCTGGGAAGTGACAAACCTCAATAATGAAATCGGATATGGCTTTTCAGGAGCAATGGCAACATTTTATAGAACTTACCCAAAGAAGAACATTTCTATCATTTTTTTATCGAAT